From a region of the Hemibagrus wyckioides isolate EC202008001 linkage group LG06, SWU_Hwy_1.0, whole genome shotgun sequence genome:
- the ndufv3 gene encoding proteoglycan 4, with translation MATSLLRLGRLGTLKCLRQDGWGSVRTPLSAAFCTKTEAPKKPTKKASTLEAPDERAALLAYKTTVAFPTRVSTPGSLSQGVAIGEYEQSGDPVPGESTVATVASTPQVSCEALSEKTITTVDAKQAEPVTDASVKAETESCGVGAAAETPPVAETSRNKDATSPTSADEAPKDDDDTSSSSSSSDSDSDSDSDDEKPKTEMTKPEVQTEDKAGQEEMPSATMEEPTSGVKTGDVPKHVQPSVPEDSPKGSPVGETEGSPVGETEGSPVGETEGSPVGETEGSPVGETEGSPVRATEGSPVRATEGSPVRATEGSPVRATEGSPVRAPEVREEVTEPTSNKVPASSTAAASSEEIVDPAPVLCTAESVKTQAEIIPEKKAGVEVKSSKVSDGIPEPVTDSAPSVAAKPTPEIVLESATKVASEPKVEIKPAPETTEAVAAAEELVDTAPVITDAEEVRAEPEAATAPEEAAPAPEPEPFDNTTYKNLQHHNYNIYTFVDMDVEMAKQRLPQPSTGRPSPRH, from the exons CCTTAGAGGCTCCTGACGAGAGGGCTGCTCTGCTAGCCTACAAGACCACTGTTGCCTTCCCTACTAGAGTTTCCACTCCAGGATCTCTCAGTCAAGGTGTTGCAATAGGCGAATATGAACAAAGCGGGGATCCCGTGCCAGGTGAAAGCACAGTGGCTACAGTTGCCTCAACACCTCAGGTTTCATGTGAAGCTTTGAGTGAAAAAACTATCACTACTGTCGATGCCAAACAAGCTGAACCGGTAACTGATGCTTCTGTCAAAGCCGAAACGGAAAGCTGCGGCGTTGgtgcagcagcagaaactcCTCCAGTTGCAGAGACATCTAGGAACAAAGATGCAACAAGTCCAACTAGTGCTGATGAGGCAccaaaagatgatgatgatacatcTTCTTCGTCATCTTCCAGCGATTCTGATTCTGACTCCGATTCTGATGATGAAAAACCAAAGACTGAAATGACCAAACCAGAGGTCCAGACTGAAGATAAAGCCGGACAAGAAGAAATGCCATCAGCTACGATGGAGGAGCCCACTTCAGGTGTGAAGACCGGAGATGTTCCTAAACATGTACAACCTTCTGTTCCTGAAGATTCACCTAAAGGTTCACCTGTAGGAGAAACTGAGGGTTCACCTGTAGGAGAAACTGAGGGTTCACCTGTAGGAGAAACTGAGGGTTCACCTGTAGGAGAAACTGAGGGTTCACCTGTAGGAGAAACTGAGGGTTCACCTGTAAGAGCTACTGAGGGTTCACCTGTAAGAGCTACTGAGGGTTCACCTGTAAGAGCTACTGAGGGTTCACCTGTAAGAGCTACTGAGGGTTCACCTGTAAGAGCACCAGAAGTCAGGGAAGAGGTGACTGAACCTACATCTAATAAAGTACCTGCTTCGAGCACAGCAGCAGCCTCATCAGAAGAGATAGTTGACCCTGCTCCTGTTTTATGCACAGCTGAAAGCGTTAAAACTCAAGCGGAAATTATACCGGAAAAAAAAGCAGGTGTTGAGGTGAAGTCTTCAAAAGTATCTGATGGCATCCCTGAACCTGTCACCGATTCAGCCCCTAGCGTAGCTGCTAAACCCACACCAGAAATCGTCCTTGAGTCTGCTACCAAAGTGGCATCAGAACCAAAAGTCGAAATCAAACCTGCACCAGAGACGACAGAAGCTGTAGCTGCAGCTGAAGAGTTAGTGGACACCGCTCCTGTAATTACTGACGCAGAAGAAGTCCGAGCCGAACCTGAAGCAGCGACTGCACCAGAGG AAGCGGCCCCGGCCCCCGAACCGGAGCCATTCGACAACACCACATACAAGAACCTGCAACATCACAATTACAACATTTACACATTCGTGGACATGGATGTGGAGATGGCCAAGCAACGTCTGCCCCAGCCCTCAACGGGAAGACCCTCACCTAGGCACTGA
- the pknox1.1 gene encoding homeobox protein PKNOX1.1, with protein sequence MAGQPVTMRKYEERVQQGIEQTDGDPDTGMGRNLNNALAESNRMDADKASIYRHPLFPLLTLLFEKCEQSTQSSDCVTSASFDIDIQNFVRNQEKDAKAFFSEDTELDNLMVKAIQVLRIHLLELEKVSDLCKDFCSRYISCLRSKMNSETLLSGETDGPYSPLHAQDTQGTVVPVSPMQQGVSAVSQSQMASGGAVYQPVTLVTPQGHVMAQAISPSKIHIQNSQHLQLQMNQDFGFFTNEDSSSKNKRGVLPKQATNVMRSWLFQHIAHPYPTEDEKKQIAHQTNLTLLQVNNWFINARRRILQPMLDASSTEMPKTKKKTPQTRPLQRFWPDSIASSMSQQQFTMDDVNIVTVGMSMDGYETLSSDGATLAMQQVMMGNHSEEETDDSEDENDTHLSSANMTDLGLNTSN encoded by the exons ATGGCAGGCCAGCCTGTGACAATGCGCAAGTACGAGGAGAGAGTTCAGCAG GGGATCGAGCAGACAGACGGTGATCCAGACACAGGAATGGGGAGAAACCTCAACAATGCTCTTGCCGAGTCCAATCGCATGGATGCAGATAAAGCTTCCATATACAG GCATCCGCTCTTTCCTCTCCTCACCCTTCTGTTTGAGAAGTGCGAGCAGTCCACTCAGAGCTCTGACTGTGTCACTTCGGCAAGCTTTGATATCGATATCCAGAATTTTGTACGCAACCAAGAGAAAGACGCCAAGGCTTTCTTCAGCGAAGACACTGAGCTAGACAACCTG ATGGTGAAGGCCATTCAGGTTCTCAGGATTCACCTGCTGGAGCTGGAGAAGGTCAGCGATCTGTGTAAAGACTTCTGTAGCAGATACATCTCCTGCCTGAGGAGCAAGATGAACAGCGAGACGCTGCTGAGTGGAGAGACAGATGGCCCCTACTCTCCCCTGCATGCTCAG gaTACCCAGGGCACTGTGGTTCCTGTCTCACCTATGCAACAAGGTGTATCAGCAGTCAGTCAGTCTCAAATGGCTTCAG GTGGTGCAGTGTACCAGCCGGTCACATTAGTCACACCCCAAGGCCATGTCATGGCTCAGGCCATCTCACCGAGCAAGATACACATCCAGAACTCCCAG CATTTACAGCTGCAGATGAATCAGGATTTTGGATTCTTCACTAATGAAGACAGTTCTTCTAAAAACAAGCGTGGCGTCCTCCCCAAACAGGCCACCAACGTCATGCGCTCATGGCTCTTCCAGCACATTGCG CACCCATATCCTACTGAAGATGAGAAGAAACAGATTGCTCATCAAACCAATCTCACTCTGCTACAGGTCAACAACTG GTTCATTAATGCACGGAGGCGGATCCTCCAGCCGATGTTAGACGCCAGCTCCACAGAGATGCCCAAAACCAAGAAGAAGACTCCACAGACCCGTCCTCTACAGCGCTTCTGGCCTGATTCAATCGCTTCCTCTATGTCCCAGCAACAGTTCACCATGGACGACG TTAACATAGTTACAGTTGGGATGAGCATGGATGGCTACGAAACCCTCTCCTCAGATGGAGCTACGCTCGCCATGCAGCAAGTCATGATGGGTAATCACAGCGAGGAGGAAACAGATGACAGTGAGGATGAGAATGATACACATCTGTCTTCAGCTAACATGACTGATCTGGGTCTGAATACCagtaactga